The DNA segment TACGGCTAAAGTCGACATGCGAGCTTTACTTTGCCCTGCTAAGTTGGCGGCAACCTGAGCAATATTTTGGCTTGGTATAAACGGTTCATCGCCTTGAACGTTAACAATAATTTCATCATCACTGAATTGATATTGCTGCACTACTTCAGCTAATCGTTCAGTACCGGATTGATGGTCACTACGGGTTTTACATACTTCACCGCCAAAAGCGTTTACTGCAGTTTCTACTTCATCATTGTCAGTAGCAATAATAACCCGCTCTGCACCCGAGGCGAGTGCTTTTTCAGCAACCCACTGGATCATCGGTTTACCATCAATATCTGCCAAGACTTTTCCCGGTAATCGTGTTGATTGAAAACGGGCAGGTATTACTACAGTAAATTTCATTAGCTACGCTCTTCTTCAGACAATTTTCTTGCTTCAGTTTCTAATAAAACCGGAATATCCTTTTCAATTGGATAAGCTAAATGGTCAAACTTACAAATCAATTCTGATTTATCTTTATTAATATCAAGTTTGCCTTTACATACAGGACAGGCAAGAATGCCAATAAGGTTACTATCAAAAGCCATAGTTTTTACATCTCGTTATAATTAAATCAATTAATTGCTCACCTTGGTTATCATCAAAATGAGCATCCACTGGCAAATACCAGCTATTTTGTGGCGCTATGCCCGTACACTTTACCGCATCTTTTTCAGTCATTAATAATGGTGTATTGGCACAAAATTGGTCAAAATCAGTGTCGCAAAAATGGTGGTGGTCAACAAATGCTATTTTTTGCCCTAAACTAAAACCCAGCTCATTTAAGCTAATAAAAAATCGTTCTGGGTTGCCAATTCCAGCCATAGCATTAACAACACCATTTTTTCCATGGTGCTCTTTAAAGTCTTCAACCGTTACAACACTGCCGTCGTGAATATTGATCAGTTTATCGCCTTTTAAATACATATGCTGTTCATTCACATCAGCTAGGCCACTATTTACAATAACTTTATCGACGGTTTTTAATCGCCATAGCCCTTCCCTTAGTGGGCCGGCAGGTAATAACCAACCATTACCAAAACGGCGATTACCATCAACAATCACTAACTCTACATCACGTTTTAAGCGATAATGCTGTAAACCATCATCACTGATCACAATATTACAGCCCTGGTTCATTAATAGGTTTACCGAGGCTACTCGATCACTGCTTACCACCACAGGTACCTGGCAACGTTTAAAAATAAGCACAGGCTCGTCACCTGCTTGCTCTGCGGTGGTTTCACCGGTTAACAGTAATGGTGAACTTCTTTTTTCACCACCATAACCACGGCTAATTACGCCAACTTTCAAACCACGTTGTTTTAGCTGTTCTACAAGGTAAACAACCACGGGTGTTTTACCATTACCACCAACGCCAATATTTCCAACAATGACAACAGGGATGTCCAACTGAGGTTGTTTTAAAATACCTAAATTAAACAATACCCGTCGCAAAGCTGACAACAGATAAAATAAAACATTTAAGGGTAACAATAGCCACTTTATTGGATGATTTTGATACCAAGCCTGTTCAATTAAGCGCACTGTTCACCCCTAATCACCAAATTGAAATGCATGTAATTGTGCATAGGCACCATTTTTATCTAACAATTCTTGGTGGGTACCTTGTTCAAGTAAACTACCTTGATCCATTACGATGATAGAGTCGGCATTTTCAATGGTAGATAAACGGTGAGCAATCACCACACAGGTTCTGTTTTGCTGCAATACATTTAAAGCATCTTGTATATGGCGTTCAGATTCAGTATCTAAGGCACTGGTAGCTTCGTCCAGTATTAAAAAAGGTGCATCGCATAACAATGCTCTAGCAATTGCTAAACGTTGACGTTGACCGCCACTAAGCATAGAGCCATTATCACCAATATTTGTTTCTAAACCTTCAGGTAAGTTTTCAACAAACTCCATTACATGGGCTGCTTTGGCTGCCGCTACTATTTCATCGCGGCTTGCTTCAGGGTTACCATAAGCAATGTTGTTTGCAACGCTATCGTTAAACAGTACAACCTGTTGAGAAACAAAGGCGAACTGTTTTCTTAAGTCTTTTAGTTTGTAATCACGAATATTTTCACCGTCAATCAACACTTGCCCGTGATTACTGTTATAAAAACGCAGCAATAAAGAACTAAGGGTTGATTTACCACTACCTGAGCGCCCTACCAGTGCTAATGTTTTTCCAGGTTCTAGCTTAAAGCTTACATTTTTAAGTGCTGGTTTTTCGCTGCCACGGTAGTTAAATGTTACGTCATCAAATTCAATAATGCCTTGGGCATGTTTAAGCTCAAGGGTGCCACTATCTTGCTCTACATCTTGGTCGAGCACTTCAAAAATGCTTTGTGCGGCGGCCATACCCCGTTGAAATTCGCTGTTTACCGTTGTTAATAACTTAAGCGGTCTTAACATCATAATCATACATGTAACAACAGTCGTAAATGTTCCTGGTGACAACTCACCTATCAAATCATCTTGGCTGGCAACATATAAAACAAATGCAAGTGCAAATGAGGCTATGATTTGAATTACAGGTACACTGGTCGACTTTGCCGCCACCATTTTCATTCGTTGCTGGCGGTTTTGGTTATTTATTTTTGCAAAACGCTCAAACTCTCGCTCTTGCCCACCAAACGACAACACTACTTTGTGGCCATTAAAGGTTTGCTCTGTCGCACTGGTGACTATACCCATCATTTTTTGAATGCGTTTACTTACCGCTCTAAAGCGTTTTGAAACGACGACGACAATACCAGCCACAATTGGGATTATAAGTAAGAAAATAGAGGATAATTGCCAGCTGTTATAAAACATCAAACCAATTAAGCCAACAACAAAAGCACCTTCACGAATTAATGTTAGAAGCGCTTTTGTTATCGCTTTTAATAACTGCTCAGTGTCATAGGTAATTTTTGAAATTAAAGTACCAGTAGACTCTTTATCATGAAACGGTACCGGCATTGCAACAATATGCTCAAATAATTTCTGCCTTAATCGCATCACTACATGGTTTCCCATCCAAGCTAGGCAATAAGTTGCAATAAAATGAGAAATACCGCGAATAAAAAACGCACCGATAACAAATATAGGAGCGTATTTAAGAATATTAGGATTTGAATTTGTTAATCCTTCATCGATGAGAGGTTGTAGCTGTGAAAACACTAAGGTATCAATACCAGCATAGCCTAGCATACCTAAAATCGCGGCAGCCAAGCCGAAGCGTAACCCTCTGGTATATTTAAATAGTCGTTTAAAATTCTGCCAGGTGGAGGCAGGCTTTTGCTCTTGCATGAAAGTCTCTTAATTAATGCAAAAAACACTGCATCTTATTAAATTATTATGAAAGTATAATACCTGATATATAAGGCTAATTCACTGATATACAACTATAATAGCCTAATAATTGAAAAAATTATTGCCATGGCCAAAAAGGCAGCAAATTTTCACGGTACGATTTATAGCTTATTTCATGCTCGGTAAACGTAAATTGCAACATCCCCACCATACTTGTATTCAGTTCTACGGCACCAATTTGTTGGTATCGCTGGCTAACTTCCTCAACAGGCATATTCCAACGATTTAGAAAGCCACTGCTGTAAATGACAAACTTAGGCCGAACAAACTGAACAAAGCTGAAACTTGAAGAGCTTTTAGAGCCATGGTGCGGTGCTATCAGTACATCAACTTCAGACAATGATTGTAGATATAATAACTGTAATTCCACCTTACTAGAGATATCTCCAGGCAATAATACTTTATGCACCCCATCCGTTAGCTCAATGACACAGGAATCATCATTATGCTCCCCCACGTTATTAATAGGCGACAACACTTTTAATGTTAAGTCTTGCCAGTTTATAGATGTGCCGGCACTACATTGACGATTATTTTTCAACTCTGCAAAATTTACGGCAAATGATTTAACTAAGTTATGCTGCTGTAAGTGCACTAAACCGCCAGCATGATCGTTATCACTGTGACTTAGTATGGCCAGATCAATTACCTCCAACCGATTGGTAAGTAAATAAGGCTTAACTGCAGCTTCAACAAAATTAAAGCCACTTGAATAAGATGCACCAGTGTCATACAAGATTGCCTTACCATTTTTTTCAATCAATACAGCTAAACCGTGACCAACATCAAACACTGTCATCAACCAATAATTATTCGTTCGCTGCCAATATTTCGCGCCTACTTCAACCAAAAATAGACTCACTAAGATAGGAAACAGAGTAATAACTTGCCATTTGAAACTTATTAATCGCAGGCTTTGCAAAAATATTGCTAACGGGAGTAAACAAACAATGATCAGAGCTGGTGTCGAAAACGATACAATAGAATACTCAAATGCAGTAAGCCAATTAAGGTAACTTATACTGAGTTGCAGACAATAATTGGCAATATCAAATAACCATAAAGCTAATGAAGGGATTATGGGTAACGACAATGTAGCAATTAAAATGATAGGAATTGCCGTAAACGACAACCAAGGAACAACAACAATATTTGCAAAAGGCGCGACAACAGAAACTTGATTAAACAGAAGTAAGGTCATTGGCATTAAAAATAAGCAAATACCAAGTTGTAATAACAATAAAGACAACAGGGCCTTTTGCCACTTAGACCTGTCTTGAACTAAATAGCCCCAGCGCCAAAAACTAAATAAAATAACTAATACCGCACTAAAAGATAAATACAAACTTGCATCTAAAATTGCAAATGGCTCTATCACAATAATGGTACACAAACTAAGTAACAACCATTTGATAATACTGACCTTAGTGCAAAATAGCCTAAATGCATAAAACCATAACAACATAATTAACGCTCTAACTGTTGGCATCGCAAACCCAGCCAGGTATGAATAACTACAAGCAAAAATTAGACTAACGATGATTGGATAAAGATATAAATACCGTTGTGATATTAACGGTTTGGGTAACAGCCAAATAACCAGTTTGGTCAAGGTAAACCCAAACGCTGCAATAAGGCCTAAGTGCAACCCAGATATAGCCATTAAATGTTGAGTACCGGTAGTTTGTAACATTTGCCACATAGGTTTATCTATTTGAGATTTATCGCCAAGTGACAACGCTAAAATTAACGGTTTTAAATTTTGTTTAAGCCTTGTGTTTAACTGGTTGTAAAGTGCTTGCCTAACACTTTTTGATTTTTCCAGCACCATGTTTTGTGCTGACTTTTTTACATAACCGGTAACAACAATATGTTTTTGTAGTAACCATTTTTGATAGGAAAAACCACCTTGATTAGCAAACCCATGGGCGGGTTTTAGTTTTACCAGTAAGCGGATATTATCGCCTTGAGAAAGGTTGATATTTGCTTGTTTAAACGTGAGTCGAGCTAAGAATGTCTTCTTTAACCGTTGTGAGTTTATTGATTGTATTTCAACATTAAAGCGAAGGTCTTCACTTTCTACAATCAAGGTTTGTACTGTACCCTGTATCAATACATCATTTAAATGTAAGGTATTTACGTCTAAGTCATTATTTTCGCTCCATGAAAAATGAGCATGCGCGGCCCATAAAATATAGGTAAATCCAACAAGCCAAGCGAGTACTGGTAGCAGTTTTTTACAAAAATAGACAAGAATAGCGACACAAAAACAAGACAACGCTAACAATAATAGATAGTATAACGCCGGTACTTGCTCAAGCACTAACGCACAGCATGCACCAACAAAAAATAACAGCAACCACCGTTCCATAGTGAATTGTCCATAATAATGCTGAAAATTAAGTTGTAATGAGTATAGTCGCTTTTAAATTTCCTATACTGACTTAGTTCCCTTTAAAAATAATACGCAAAAAGATTAACTAAACATATGCCGAAGAAAATGATCAAACGATGGTTACCTGATCATCACACCATCAAAACAAATAAGCACCTGCAAATTTTTGGTGATGTGTTACATGACGCTAATTTATGGCACCTTAATCGCCGTTCTGTTTCAAAAGCATTTGCAGTTGGATTATTTTTCGCCTTTGTTCCGGTGCCATTTCAAATGATGTTAGCAGCTGGAATGGCAATTTTAGTCCATGCAAACTTACCTCTTTCGGTAGCTCTTGTTTGGTTAAGCAACCCTATTACTATTCCACCAATATTTTACGGGTGTTATAAATTAGGCACGGTGTTAATGAATGTACCACCGCAAGACTTTGCTTTTGAATTAAGTGTAGAGTGGCTAACGACAAGTTTATCAGCCGTTGCCGGTCCATTCCTACTTGGCTGTGCTGTTTGTGCAGTGTTCTTTTCAGTCGTAGGTTATTTTACCATTAATGGTATTTGGCGTTATTCAGTAGCAAGCAGTTGGAAAAAGCGTAAAGACCGTTAAAAATCCGGTTTTAAACACAGTACCCCACCATAATAAGGCCAGTAAAAATTATCTGCTGGCCATTAACAACTCAATATAAAAAAACTCTTAACCTTCGATTTAAGATTAAGAGTTTAACTAAATGATTTTAATACTTTATTCTCTACTAACTAAGTAGAAAACTCGGTGAAGTAAGCCTTACATTAAATGCTCATTTAAAAACTTCAGCACGTTATTCATGTATTCCTTTTTGTCTTCCGGATCAAAGAACCCATGACCTTCACCTTCAATTGGATACCAGATGTATTCTTTATTTGACTCATCAAGCGCGTCAATTAAACGCTCTGAATGTTCAAACGGCACTTGTTTATCCAGTTCACCATGAGCGATTAACAACGGTATGTTTATTTTATCCACGCCATGAACTGGTGACATTGCTTTTAATACGGTTTCATCTGTACCTAAAGTTTTTTCAAGGTAACTTTTGCCCGAGTAAAGTCGTTTTATATTACCTTCGTCATACATGAACTCTAAATCATATACGCCAGCATAAGCAACGGCGCACTTATATGTATCAGGGTAATTAATAGCGCTTTGAACTGCCGAATAACCACCAAAACTTGCGCCCATTACACAGGCTTTACCTTTCTCAGCTTTGCCGGTGTTAATTGCCCAGTTATAAGCTTCTAAAATATCTTGTTGAATAGCCGAGCCCCAGTTTCTGTAGCCAGCCTCTTCAAACGTAGAACCGTAACCTGATGAGCCTCTAAAGTTTATTTGCAAAACTGAATAGCCATTTAAAGCCAAGTACTGGTTTGTGGCATCAAATCCCCAGTAATCCCTTGCGTGAGGGCCACCGTGAACATAAACGATCAATGGCGCTATTTCGCCTTTTTTAGCTACTTTTCCCTGGGTAAATAAACCGCTGATCTCAAGATTGTCTGAAGTAGTAAATTTAATAGGATCGGTATACACCAACTTGTTGGAGTCAAGGTTAGGGTAGTATTTAAACATTAAGCTTAACGAGTTTTTTTCATTATCGAATAGGTAAAACGTACCTGCTTCAATATCTGATGACGTTCTAACTATCGAAAGCTTACCATCTTCAGTTTGACTGGTAATGTCGATAACATGTCCTGGAAATGATGCCACAAGCTTTTTAAAAACCTTTGCTTCCGGTAACGATTTATTCAACATGTAATAAGCGGGAAATTCATCATCTACTCGCAGCGCATAAACGTTACGTTTATCAACCGTTTTATTAACCGCGCTAATATCAACTTTTTTATCGGTTAATATGTGTTTATAGCTGCCATCAGTTAAGTTTAATTTGAACAAACCAGCAATATCTTGTTCAAAATTATCTATAACATAAAGATGTTCACCTGATTGGTTAACTGTTAATGGTGTAAAGTATTGACCAAAATTTGCCTCAGGAATTTGATGCCATTCATCCCCCTTCTTTAAATAAGCTTGTCGGTTGTAATTTTTATCAATCGCGGTGGCAACTTTTAAATTACCGTCAACATCGGTAATAAAGCGTGCTTTTGGCGCAGGACCTTTACCAAGTTTTTGCTTGATTTTTCCGGTGTAAACATCAATTTTAAAAATAGATGCAATTACATCACTGTGCCTACTTTGAGGAGTAGAGCTTATCAGAATGTGCTTGTCATCCTCAGGTAGAAAATCAATAACTTGAGCCCAACCGATGATTTGTTGGTTCTTTTTAATGTTACTGCCCACCTGCTTACTGCCAGCTCGGTAACCATAAATGAGTTTAGCCTTAGAGCTATCCTTATTTATTGCGTACAACTCACCATAAAAATAGGACTCTTTACTCCAAGGTTCACGCTGGTTTATTTGTATTACCACACGTTCGTTATTTACCCACTCGTAATAGCCTACTTCATTATTCCCTGGCAAAATGGCACTACCAGTAACTTTCATTGTTGCTCTTTCTATAAACGCTAATGCGGGTTTATCATCTTTCAGTATCTTGACAGCAAGATGGTTGCCATCAGGGGATATTTTAACCCCTAAATATTCTGGTCGATCAAACAGGTGGGACCAATTGTTGGCATTGGCACTGAAACAGATACTAAATAGCATCAACAGCAGAAACAGCGGAGATTTTTTGAACACTTTCAACTTCCTTATCATTATTGTTTTTATTAGTTTATTTTATTTTTAATGCTTAAATACCCGAAGGGACATCATATTTGCACATAAAGACAATAAAACTATCATTTCAATACTGTTAATTCAATCTATTTTGTGTTCTAACTATCGCGACATCACACTATTCAGGTGCAGGTTTTAACCACCTTGACCTAACACTTGTGCGGGGTCTATTTTTGTTGCTCGCCAAGCGGGATACAAGGTAGCAATTAAACTTAATATTAGCGCAGCAACAACCGTAAAAATAACATCTCGTATATCTAACTCGGTTGGCAAGAAGTCGATAAAATAAACATCACCAGATAAAAACTTGGTATTTAACATTGACTCAATACTGCGAATAATTTCGGTTAAGTTTTTTGAT comes from the Thalassotalea nanhaiensis genome and includes:
- the kdsB gene encoding 3-deoxy-manno-octulosonate cytidylyltransferase, with protein sequence MKFTVVIPARFQSTRLPGKVLADIDGKPMIQWVAEKALASGAERVIIATDNDEVETAVNAFGGEVCKTRSDHQSGTERLAEVVQQYQFSDDEIIVNVQGDEPFIPSQNIAQVAANLAGQSKARMSTLAVNIDSVEEALNPNAVKVLCDKDGYALYFSRATIPYDRERFLNTQDIKEVGDFYLRHIGIYAYRAGFIKDYVQWPTSALENIEALEQLRVLWQGEKIHVEVAQSRLPVEGVDTPEDLEKARRYAASL
- a CDS encoding Trm112 family protein — translated: MAFDSNLIGILACPVCKGKLDINKDKSELICKFDHLAYPIEKDIPVLLETEARKLSEEERS
- the lpxK gene encoding tetraacyldisaccharide 4'-kinase, producing the protein MRLIEQAWYQNHPIKWLLLPLNVLFYLLSALRRVLFNLGILKQPQLDIPVVIVGNIGVGGNGKTPVVVYLVEQLKQRGLKVGVISRGYGGEKRSSPLLLTGETTAEQAGDEPVLIFKRCQVPVVVSSDRVASVNLLMNQGCNIVISDDGLQHYRLKRDVELVIVDGNRRFGNGWLLPAGPLREGLWRLKTVDKVIVNSGLADVNEQHMYLKGDKLINIHDGSVVTVEDFKEHHGKNGVVNAMAGIGNPERFFISLNELGFSLGQKIAFVDHHHFCDTDFDQFCANTPLLMTEKDAVKCTGIAPQNSWYLPVDAHFDDNQGEQLIDLIITRCKNYGF
- the msbA gene encoding lipid A export permease/ATP-binding protein MsbA; its protein translation is MQEQKPASTWQNFKRLFKYTRGLRFGLAAAILGMLGYAGIDTLVFSQLQPLIDEGLTNSNPNILKYAPIFVIGAFFIRGISHFIATYCLAWMGNHVVMRLRQKLFEHIVAMPVPFHDKESTGTLISKITYDTEQLLKAITKALLTLIREGAFVVGLIGLMFYNSWQLSSIFLLIIPIVAGIVVVVSKRFRAVSKRIQKMMGIVTSATEQTFNGHKVVLSFGGQEREFERFAKINNQNRQQRMKMVAAKSTSVPVIQIIASFALAFVLYVASQDDLIGELSPGTFTTVVTCMIMMLRPLKLLTTVNSEFQRGMAAAQSIFEVLDQDVEQDSGTLELKHAQGIIEFDDVTFNYRGSEKPALKNVSFKLEPGKTLALVGRSGSGKSTLSSLLLRFYNSNHGQVLIDGENIRDYKLKDLRKQFAFVSQQVVLFNDSVANNIAYGNPEASRDEIVAAAKAAHVMEFVENLPEGLETNIGDNGSMLSGGQRQRLAIARALLCDAPFLILDEATSALDTESERHIQDALNVLQQNRTCVVIAHRLSTIENADSIIVMDQGSLLEQGTHQELLDKNGAYAQLHAFQFGD
- a CDS encoding DNA internalization-related competence protein ComEC/Rec2 produces the protein MERWLLLFFVGACCALVLEQVPALYYLLLLALSCFCVAILVYFCKKLLPVLAWLVGFTYILWAAHAHFSWSENNDLDVNTLHLNDVLIQGTVQTLIVESEDLRFNVEIQSINSQRLKKTFLARLTFKQANINLSQGDNIRLLVKLKPAHGFANQGGFSYQKWLLQKHIVVTGYVKKSAQNMVLEKSKSVRQALYNQLNTRLKQNLKPLILALSLGDKSQIDKPMWQMLQTTGTQHLMAISGLHLGLIAAFGFTLTKLVIWLLPKPLISQRYLYLYPIIVSLIFACSYSYLAGFAMPTVRALIMLLWFYAFRLFCTKVSIIKWLLLSLCTIIVIEPFAILDASLYLSFSAVLVILFSFWRWGYLVQDRSKWQKALLSLLLLQLGICLFLMPMTLLLFNQVSVVAPFANIVVVPWLSFTAIPIILIATLSLPIIPSLALWLFDIANYCLQLSISYLNWLTAFEYSIVSFSTPALIIVCLLPLAIFLQSLRLISFKWQVITLFPILVSLFLVEVGAKYWQRTNNYWLMTVFDVGHGLAVLIEKNGKAILYDTGASYSSGFNFVEAAVKPYLLTNRLEVIDLAILSHSDNDHAGGLVHLQQHNLVKSFAVNFAELKNNRQCSAGTSINWQDLTLKVLSPINNVGEHNDDSCVIELTDGVHKVLLPGDISSKVELQLLYLQSLSEVDVLIAPHHGSKSSSSFSFVQFVRPKFVIYSSGFLNRWNMPVEEVSQRYQQIGAVELNTSMVGMLQFTFTEHEISYKSYRENLLPFWPWQ
- a CDS encoding DUF2062 domain-containing protein, encoding MPKKMIKRWLPDHHTIKTNKHLQIFGDVLHDANLWHLNRRSVSKAFAVGLFFAFVPVPFQMMLAAGMAILVHANLPLSVALVWLSNPITIPPIFYGCYKLGTVLMNVPPQDFAFELSVEWLTTSLSAVAGPFLLGCAVCAVFFSVVGYFTINGIWRYSVASSWKKRKDR
- a CDS encoding alpha/beta hydrolase family protein is translated as MFKKSPLFLLLMLFSICFSANANNWSHLFDRPEYLGVKISPDGNHLAVKILKDDKPALAFIERATMKVTGSAILPGNNEVGYYEWVNNERVVIQINQREPWSKESYFYGELYAINKDSSKAKLIYGYRAGSKQVGSNIKKNQQIIGWAQVIDFLPEDDKHILISSTPQSRHSDVIASIFKIDVYTGKIKQKLGKGPAPKARFITDVDGNLKVATAIDKNYNRQAYLKKGDEWHQIPEANFGQYFTPLTVNQSGEHLYVIDNFEQDIAGLFKLNLTDGSYKHILTDKKVDISAVNKTVDKRNVYALRVDDEFPAYYMLNKSLPEAKVFKKLVASFPGHVIDITSQTEDGKLSIVRTSSDIEAGTFYLFDNEKNSLSLMFKYYPNLDSNKLVYTDPIKFTTSDNLEISGLFTQGKVAKKGEIAPLIVYVHGGPHARDYWGFDATNQYLALNGYSVLQINFRGSSGYGSTFEEAGYRNWGSAIQQDILEAYNWAINTGKAEKGKACVMGASFGGYSAVQSAINYPDTYKCAVAYAGVYDLEFMYDEGNIKRLYSGKSYLEKTLGTDETVLKAMSPVHGVDKINIPLLIAHGELDKQVPFEHSERLIDALDESNKEYIWYPIEGEGHGFFDPEDKKEYMNNVLKFLNEHLM